The region TTCGTTGGTTACCTCCAACTTAATTTTTCAAAAATTCTTTTATTGGTATCCTTTTGAAATTGAAATTTTTGAGGTAAAACTTTTTGAAGTTTCGGTAGGATTGTTACCTTATCCATTAACCTTTTTAATCACAGATATTTTATCCGAAATTTACGGAAAAAGAAAAGCGAACGAAGTTGTGATTGCAGGAATTTTTGCCTCATTTTTCTCACTATTAATAATTTACATCTCCAAAGTTGTTCCTGCTACTTCTTGGTCTCAGGTACAAGATGATACTTTTTTAAACGTTTTTGGCGCAGCTCCTTTAGCTGTATTTGCCTCTATGGCAGCCTATTTATTTGCACAATTTATAGACATTAGAGTCTATCATTTTTGGAAAAAACTCACCAAAGGAAAAC is a window of Polaribacter litorisediminis DNA encoding:
- a CDS encoding queuosine precursor transporter; translated protein: MNQKDKLVANRIYLILAALFIASLVTSNLIFQKFFYWYPFEIEIFEVKLFEVSVGLLPYPLTFLITDILSEIYGKRKANEVVIAGIFASFFSLLIIYISKVVPATSWSQVQDDTFLNVFGAAPLAVFASMAAYLFAQFIDIRVYHFWKKLTKGKHLWLRNNFSTFSSQFIDTLTVLILLCSFEIINWDKFWGLLLSGVIFKILIALIDTPFLYIVVYAFRKRFRLKVQDEITDDILLNTKDDVAHIKL